Proteins from a genomic interval of Phycisphaerae bacterium RAS1:
- a CDS encoding Aldehyde dehydrogenase family protein, whose protein sequence is MIHIPLLRRGTPYESVEKTTLVHHATGEPIASLSLANSGLLVRDIHQLDDTILERFSTADLIARCKRAAELFATAALPLGDAAQSFDDYVRCLSATTGMPVTYCHTNAGKIRHVMANINTVLAGLTRGLDLEILDRGHGVTEGRTVSFYREGRIFGAVLPSNSPGVHALWIPAVVLKAPIVLKPGREEPWTPLRIIAALIAAGFPAEAFGFYPTDHAGAGELLRSVDRAMLFGDASTTRPYANDRRIELHGPGYSKVILGPDAADEWERHIDVMVSSISANAGRSCINASAVWTPRHGRKIADALAARLAKVEALPADDGRAEIAAFANADMAERISLTIDAGLREPGAADLTEALRGSRRLVKRGRCAWLLPTIIWIDPAAGSAAPRAADEPHPLANREFLFPFASVVERPAKHIPGEIGSSLVVTAITRDKRFIEALMASANVDRLNIGPIPTWQLAWDQPHEGNLFELLYHQRAFQSREVA, encoded by the coding sequence ATGATCCACATCCCCCTGCTCCGCCGCGGCACGCCTTACGAAAGTGTCGAGAAGACAACGCTTGTTCACCACGCGACCGGCGAGCCGATCGCCAGCCTCAGCCTCGCCAACAGCGGCCTGCTGGTCCGCGACATTCATCAGCTCGATGACACCATTCTCGAGCGGTTCTCGACGGCGGACCTCATCGCCCGCTGCAAACGCGCCGCGGAGTTATTCGCGACCGCGGCACTGCCCCTCGGCGACGCTGCGCAGTCGTTCGACGACTACGTTCGCTGCCTTTCCGCCACGACCGGCATGCCCGTAACTTACTGCCACACCAACGCCGGAAAGATCCGGCACGTCATGGCGAACATCAACACCGTCCTGGCCGGCCTGACGCGCGGGCTCGACCTCGAAATCCTCGACCGCGGCCACGGCGTCACCGAAGGCCGAACCGTCAGCTTCTATCGTGAAGGCCGCATCTTCGGAGCGGTCCTACCCAGCAACTCACCCGGAGTGCACGCCCTCTGGATTCCCGCCGTAGTGCTGAAAGCCCCGATCGTCCTCAAACCCGGCCGCGAGGAACCCTGGACGCCGCTGCGGATCATCGCGGCGCTGATCGCGGCGGGTTTCCCGGCGGAGGCGTTCGGCTTTTATCCGACCGACCACGCCGGCGCCGGCGAGCTGCTGCGAAGCGTCGATCGCGCCATGCTCTTCGGCGACGCCAGCACCACGCGGCCCTACGCCAACGACCGCCGCATCGAGCTGCACGGCCCCGGCTACAGCAAGGTGATCCTCGGCCCGGACGCGGCGGATGAATGGGAGCGGCACATCGACGTGATGGTCTCGTCGATCAGCGCCAACGCCGGCCGATCGTGCATCAACGCATCGGCTGTCTGGACGCCGCGGCACGGCAGGAAAATCGCCGACGCCCTCGCGGCGCGGCTGGCCAAGGTCGAAGCGCTGCCCGCCGACGACGGCCGGGCCGAGATTGCCGCCTTCGCAAACGCCGACATGGCGGAGCGCATCTCACTGACGATCGACGCCGGCTTGCGAGAGCCCGGCGCCGCCGACCTGACCGAAGCGCTGCGCGGATCGCGGCGACTCGTGAAACGCGGCCGCTGCGCCTGGCTTCTTCCCACGATCATCTGGATCGACCCGGCGGCGGGCTCGGCGGCCCCACGCGCCGCGGATGAGCCGCACCCGTTGGCGAACCGCGAGTTCCTGTTCCCTTTCGCCTCCGTCGTGGAGCGCCCGGCGAAGCACATCCCGGGCGAGATCGGTTCGTCGCTGGTGGTCACCGCAATCACGCGCGACAAGCGATTCATCGAGGCGCTGATGGCTTCCGCGAACGTGGACCGGCTGAACATCGGCCCGATTCCCACCTGGCAGCTCGCCTGGGACCAGCCGCATGAGGGAAACCTGTTTGAACTGCTGTACCACCAGCGGGCGTTTCAGTCGCGGGAGGTCGCGTAG